Proteins from one Catenuloplanes atrovinosus genomic window:
- a CDS encoding peptide deformylase, translating to MTAQPTSPTSPLERAADSFAAELSQWRADRGMTKKQLAARMGFDPSYVSHVEGRRHRPTEDFARRAEAVLDAGGRIWQRFQEYDELRHVRSSGLTHRDPPVPEQWLPPGTGLVVEQEIAELRYADGEYRCVIRRALYNAGTEPVTRYMVKVAVDRYPGDPDRSNRHHRDHPLSFEELRLTAFWGAPYAREPMRWRKKRDRDADKELWLLFENDNGRFPLYPGQRTTIEYAYSVAEEKWGQWFQRAVRLPTRQLTVRLDFPADLDPTVWGEETSLSAEEAPLRTPFTRHEEDGRAVFEWSTEEPPLNARYKLSWRFRGSAAPAVGDRAGDRMRAAGIVQRGDPRLTEPARQLVLPEQGREARDVVEQLHRAAGRIEALHDFRKGMGLAAPQLGLPVAVALIRPPNPGAEPLVLLNPRVVIESAETDVQYEGCLSFFDERGAVRRPLRIQVEHDRWDGTRVVSTFERAMARLVAHEIDHLDGRLYLDRMPPGARPVAIEEYQDGGLPWRY from the coding sequence ATGACTGCACAGCCGACATCGCCGACCTCGCCGCTGGAGCGGGCGGCCGACTCGTTCGCCGCCGAACTGTCCCAGTGGCGTGCCGACCGTGGGATGACGAAGAAGCAGCTGGCCGCGCGGATGGGCTTCGACCCGTCCTACGTCAGCCACGTCGAGGGCCGCCGCCACCGCCCCACCGAGGACTTCGCGCGCCGCGCCGAGGCCGTGCTCGACGCCGGCGGCCGCATCTGGCAGCGCTTCCAGGAGTACGACGAGCTCCGCCACGTCCGCAGCAGCGGCCTGACCCACCGCGACCCGCCCGTGCCCGAGCAGTGGCTGCCGCCCGGCACCGGCCTGGTCGTCGAGCAGGAGATCGCCGAGCTGCGCTACGCCGACGGCGAGTACCGGTGCGTGATCCGCCGCGCGCTCTACAACGCCGGCACCGAGCCGGTCACCCGCTACATGGTCAAGGTCGCGGTCGACCGCTATCCCGGCGACCCGGACCGCTCCAACCGGCACCACCGCGACCACCCGCTCTCCTTCGAGGAGCTGCGCCTCACCGCGTTCTGGGGTGCGCCGTACGCGCGGGAGCCGATGCGCTGGCGGAAGAAGCGCGACCGGGACGCGGACAAGGAGCTGTGGCTGCTGTTCGAGAACGACAACGGCCGGTTCCCGCTCTACCCCGGCCAGCGGACCACCATCGAGTACGCGTACTCGGTCGCCGAGGAGAAGTGGGGCCAGTGGTTCCAGCGCGCGGTCCGGCTGCCCACCCGGCAGCTCACGGTCCGGCTGGACTTCCCCGCCGACCTCGACCCCACCGTGTGGGGCGAGGAGACGTCGCTGTCCGCGGAGGAGGCGCCGCTGCGCACGCCGTTCACCCGGCACGAGGAGGACGGCCGCGCGGTCTTCGAGTGGTCCACCGAGGAGCCGCCGCTCAACGCGCGCTACAAGCTGTCCTGGCGGTTCCGCGGCAGCGCCGCGCCGGCCGTCGGCGACCGGGCCGGTGACCGCATGCGCGCGGCCGGCATCGTGCAGCGCGGCGACCCGCGGCTCACCGAGCCCGCCCGCCAGCTCGTCCTGCCGGAGCAGGGCAGGGAGGCGCGTGACGTGGTCGAGCAGCTGCACCGGGCGGCCGGCCGGATCGAAGCGCTGCACGACTTCCGCAAGGGCATGGGGCTCGCCGCGCCGCAGCTCGGCCTGCCGGTCGCGGTCGCGCTGATCCGGCCGCCGAACCCGGGCGCGGAACCGCTGGTGCTGCTCAACCCCCGGGTGGTCATCGAGTCGGCGGAGACCGACGTGCAGTACGAGGGATGCCTGTCCTTCTTCGACGAGCGCGGCGCGGTCCGCCGCCCGCTGCGCATCCAGGTCGAGCACGACCGCTGGGACGGCACCCGCGTGGTCAGCACGTTCGAGCGGGCGATGGCGCGCCTGGTCGCGCACGAGATCGACCACCTGGACGGCCGGCTCTACCTGGACCGCATGCCGCCCGGCGCCCGCCCGGTCGCGATCGAGGAGTACCAGGACGGCGGGCTGCCCTGGCGCTATTGA